A region of Staphylococcus sp. IVB6181 DNA encodes the following proteins:
- the hslO gene encoding Hsp33 family molecular chaperone HslO has product MTQDYIVKALAFDGDIRAYAAVTTNTVQEGQTRHYTWPTASAALGRTMTATAMMGAMLKGDQKLTVTVDGHGPIGRIVADANAKGDIRAYVTNPQTHFPLNDQGKLDVRRAVGTDGTLTVVKDVGMKDYFSGSSPIVSGELGEDFTYYYATSEQVPSSVGLGVLVNPDNSIKAAGGFIIQVMPNAKEETIEKVEQAITHMTPVSQLIDQGLSPEELLIEILGEEHVKFLETAPVRFECNCSHEKFLNAIKGLGEAEIQSMIDEDHGAEAECHFCCSKYHYSEAELQGLIEELQAK; this is encoded by the coding sequence ATGACTCAAGATTATATAGTAAAAGCACTAGCATTTGATGGTGATATCCGAGCTTATGCAGCAGTCACTACCAATACAGTGCAAGAAGGACAAACAAGACATTACACATGGCCGACTGCTTCAGCAGCTTTAGGCCGTACGATGACTGCAACAGCTATGATGGGCGCAATGTTAAAAGGTGATCAGAAATTAACTGTAACAGTAGACGGACACGGACCAATCGGACGTATTGTCGCAGATGCTAATGCAAAAGGGGATATTCGTGCATATGTAACGAACCCGCAAACACACTTCCCGCTTAATGACCAAGGCAAATTGGATGTACGCCGTGCTGTAGGTACAGATGGTACTTTAACAGTAGTTAAAGATGTCGGTATGAAAGATTACTTCTCCGGATCTAGTCCGATTGTTTCAGGTGAATTGGGTGAAGACTTCACATATTATTATGCGACAAGTGAACAAGTTCCTTCATCAGTAGGACTAGGTGTATTAGTCAATCCGGATAATTCAATCAAAGCAGCAGGCGGCTTTATTATCCAAGTTATGCCGAATGCCAAAGAAGAAACAATCGAAAAAGTAGAACAGGCCATTACACACATGACACCTGTTTCTCAATTAATCGATCAAGGCTTGTCTCCCGAAGAATTGTTAATTGAAATTTTGGGAGAAGAGCATGTGAAATTCTTAGAAACAGCACCGGTAAGATTTGAATGCAACTGCAGTCATGAAAAATTCTTGAATGCGATTAAAGGATTAGGCGAAGCGGAAATCCAAAGCATGATTGATGAAGATCACGGGGCAGAAGCAGAATGTCATTTCTGCTGTTCGAAATATCATTACAGTGAAGCGGAACTTCAAGGTTTGATTGAAGAGCTGCAAGCAAAATAA
- the ftsH gene encoding ATP-dependent zinc metalloprotease FtsH, giving the protein MQKAFRNVLVIAIIGVFIFGLFSWLNGNGNMPKQLSYSQFFEKLEKGDLKSLEIQPEQNVYMVTGKTKNGEDYSSTMLYNNEKDLQKVTDEAQKQKDLKFTVKEEEKQSVFVSILSTLIPVLVIALLFIFFLSQAQGGGGGGRMMNFGKSKAKMYDNQKRRVRFSDVAGADEEKQELIEIVDFLKDNKKFKEMGSRIPKGVLLVGPPGTGKTLLARAVAGEAGVPFFTISGSDFVEMFVGVGASRVRDLFENAKKNAPCIIFIDEIDAVGRQRGAGVGGGHDEREQTLNQLLVEMDGFGENEGIIMIAATNRPDILDPALLRPGRFDRQIQVGRPDVKGREAILYVHARNKPLDETVDLKAIAQRTPGFSGADLENLLNEASLIAVRDGKKKIDMRDIEEATDRVIAGPAKKSRVISEKERNIVAHHEAGHTIIGMVLDEAEVVHKVTIVPRGQAGGYAMMLPKQDRFLMTEPELLDKICGLLGGRVSEDINFNEVSTGASNDFERATQIARSMVTEYGMSKKLGPMQFTKSGGQVFLGKDMQGEQEYSGQIAYEIDKEVQRIIKEQYERCKQILLEHEDQLKLIAKTLLTEETLVREQIHSLFYEGKLPKVNYEDAKVVKQGGEEFQEGKFGKSYDEILDEVREDDKQHQAEDAELDEQEKRQKEEEAHQDGHTHADESSEDETKHDNHDADDSDRRTDK; this is encoded by the coding sequence ATGCAGAAAGCTTTTCGCAATGTGCTTGTAATCGCAATCATTGGCGTTTTTATATTCGGTTTATTTTCCTGGCTGAATGGTAACGGCAATATGCCGAAACAACTATCATATTCACAGTTCTTCGAAAAACTCGAAAAAGGCGATTTGAAATCATTAGAAATCCAGCCTGAGCAGAACGTTTATATGGTAACTGGAAAGACCAAGAACGGTGAAGATTATTCTTCAACGATGTTATATAATAACGAAAAAGACTTGCAGAAAGTCACAGATGAAGCACAAAAACAAAAAGATTTAAAATTTACAGTTAAAGAAGAAGAAAAACAAAGTGTATTTGTAAGTATTCTTTCAACGTTGATTCCAGTATTGGTTATTGCTTTATTATTCATATTCTTCCTTAGTCAAGCACAAGGCGGCGGAGGCGGCGGACGTATGATGAACTTTGGTAAATCCAAAGCGAAGATGTACGACAACCAAAAACGCCGTGTACGTTTCTCTGACGTAGCCGGTGCAGATGAGGAAAAACAAGAATTAATCGAAATTGTCGACTTCTTGAAAGATAATAAGAAATTTAAGGAAATGGGATCAAGAATCCCTAAAGGGGTACTCTTAGTGGGTCCTCCAGGTACAGGTAAAACATTGCTTGCCCGTGCTGTAGCTGGTGAAGCGGGTGTACCGTTCTTCACTATCAGCGGTTCTGACTTCGTAGAAATGTTCGTTGGTGTCGGTGCCAGCCGTGTCCGCGACTTATTCGAAAATGCGAAGAAAAACGCACCTTGTATCATCTTTATTGATGAGATTGACGCAGTGGGTCGTCAACGTGGTGCCGGTGTCGGCGGCGGTCACGATGAACGTGAACAAACGCTGAACCAATTATTAGTTGAAATGGATGGCTTCGGCGAAAACGAAGGCATTATCATGATTGCGGCAACAAACCGTCCTGATATCCTTGATCCAGCCTTACTTCGTCCAGGTCGTTTCGACCGTCAAATTCAAGTGGGTCGTCCGGATGTTAAAGGCCGTGAAGCGATTCTTTACGTACATGCCAGAAACAAACCGCTTGATGAAACAGTAGACTTAAAAGCGATTGCGCAAAGAACACCAGGTTTCTCTGGTGCCGATTTAGAAAACTTGCTGAATGAAGCGTCATTAATTGCAGTGCGCGACGGCAAGAAGAAAATCGATATGCGAGATATTGAAGAAGCAACTGACCGTGTTATCGCAGGTCCGGCTAAGAAATCTCGTGTTATTTCTGAAAAAGAACGCAATATCGTTGCACACCACGAAGCAGGTCATACAATTATCGGTATGGTACTGGATGAAGCGGAAGTCGTACATAAAGTTACGATTGTACCGCGTGGTCAAGCAGGCGGCTATGCAATGATGCTGCCTAAGCAAGATCGCTTCTTAATGACAGAACCAGAATTGCTTGATAAGATTTGCGGATTGCTCGGTGGTCGTGTATCTGAAGATATCAACTTTAATGAAGTGTCTACAGGTGCTTCAAACGACTTCGAACGTGCAACACAAATTGCGCGCTCAATGGTAACTGAATACGGTATGAGTAAGAAACTCGGACCTATGCAGTTTACGAAGAGCGGCGGTCAAGTCTTCTTAGGTAAAGATATGCAAGGCGAACAGGAATACTCTGGTCAAATCGCATATGAAATCGATAAAGAAGTTCAACGTATCATCAAAGAACAATATGAACGTTGTAAACAAATCTTGCTTGAGCACGAAGATCAGCTTAAATTGATTGCGAAGACATTGTTAACAGAAGAAACATTGGTTCGCGAACAAATCCATTCATTATTCTACGAAGGCAAGTTGCCTAAAGTGAATTATGAAGATGCAAAAGTTGTGAAACAAGGCGGCGAAGAATTCCAAGAAGGCAAATTCGGAAAATCTTACGACGAAATCCTTGATGAAGTGCGCGAAGATGACAAGCAACACCAAGCAGAAGATGCTGAATTAGATGAACAAGAAAAACGTCAAAAAGAAGAAGAAGCACATCAAGATGGACACACTCATGCAGATGAATCATCTGAAGATGAAACAAAGCATGATAACCATGATGCTGATGATTCTGACAGACGTACTGACAAATAA
- the hpt gene encoding hypoxanthine phosphoribosyltransferase has product MKDDLKEVLMTEDEIQQICRELGAKITEDYADKNLVCIGILKGSAMFMSDLIKRIDTHLSIDFMDVSSYHGGTESTGEVKILKDLGGSIENKDVLIVEDILETGTTLKSITELLKSRRVNSLEIVTLLDKPNRRKADIEAKYVGRKIPDEFVVGYGLDYAEYYRNLPYIGTLKPEVYQNK; this is encoded by the coding sequence ATGAAGGACGATTTAAAAGAAGTACTAATGACAGAAGATGAGATTCAACAGATTTGTCGTGAATTAGGTGCAAAAATCACAGAGGACTATGCGGATAAAAATCTTGTTTGTATAGGTATCTTAAAAGGTTCAGCAATGTTCATGTCGGATTTAATCAAGCGTATTGATACACATCTTTCCATTGATTTTATGGATGTATCAAGTTATCACGGCGGAACAGAATCAACAGGAGAAGTTAAAATTTTAAAAGATTTAGGCGGTTCAATCGAAAATAAAGATGTATTGATTGTCGAAGATATTCTTGAAACAGGTACAACTTTGAAATCGATTACTGAATTGTTAAAATCACGTCGTGTGAATTCGTTAGAAATCGTAACGTTATTAGATAAACCTAACCGCCGTAAAGCAGACATTGAAGCAAAATATGTCGGCCGCAAAATTCCAGATGAATTTGTGGTAGGTTATGGTTTGGATTATGCAGAGTATTATCGTAATCTTCCGTACATCGGAACGTTGAAACCGGAAGTTTACCAAAACAAATAA
- the tilS gene encoding tRNA lysidine(34) synthetase TilS, producing MNIYTEGWSENGHLVVAVSTGIDSMVLLQLLITKLQHTYRQVTVLHVNHGLRDASAEEEAFLSRYCTTHHIPLRVHHLDLSALTEQGKSIQHEARQQRYAWFTEVIQELNADVLMTAHHQDDQLETIFYRVMTGRTTRSRLGMEAVEQREGYRLVRPLLNVSKADIQAYQAQHQVPYYEDASNQDNHYVRNDIRNRIFPMINENPQLDTEQLLKLKAWHDAQFDELKQNAAAFLKQHTVQTEHSISVERAAFNALNHAQKTIVMDELLAGYTKAAPISEHAYEAWFAQIENSQAQAVIYSSDKWNIQIVYDKFIIMGFTKEALSTQRVLQPGNYDFGTYQIIVHDEIAHEDFPLAIRTRQPGDRFVLPNLEGHQKVNRLMINRKVPKYERERLPILLNKQGEIIAVGTLYTAPKYEGKLEIIKIGV from the coding sequence ATGAATATTTATACAGAAGGCTGGTCGGAAAACGGCCATCTAGTCGTAGCAGTTTCCACAGGTATAGATAGTATGGTGCTGCTGCAATTATTAATAACGAAATTACAACATACATATCGGCAAGTGACCGTCTTGCATGTCAATCATGGTTTGCGTGACGCTTCAGCGGAGGAAGAAGCCTTTTTGAGCCGTTATTGCACAACACATCATATCCCGCTTCGCGTACACCATCTAGACCTTTCTGCCTTAACAGAACAAGGCAAGAGTATTCAGCATGAAGCACGACAGCAGCGTTATGCGTGGTTTACAGAAGTCATCCAAGAGTTGAACGCAGATGTCTTAATGACAGCACATCATCAAGATGATCAGCTAGAGACCATTTTTTATCGTGTAATGACCGGAAGAACAACCAGAAGCCGTCTTGGGATGGAAGCAGTTGAACAAAGAGAAGGCTATCGTTTAGTACGTCCGCTGCTGAATGTCAGTAAAGCAGACATTCAAGCCTATCAAGCACAACACCAAGTGCCTTATTACGAAGATGCATCTAATCAAGATAATCATTATGTGCGTAATGATATCCGCAATCGTATCTTTCCGATGATTAATGAGAATCCTCAGTTGGATACAGAGCAGCTGCTGAAGCTCAAAGCTTGGCATGACGCACAATTCGATGAATTAAAACAAAACGCAGCAGCATTTCTTAAACAGCATACAGTTCAAACTGAGCATAGTATTTCTGTTGAACGCGCCGCATTTAATGCGTTGAACCATGCACAAAAAACAATTGTAATGGATGAATTGTTAGCAGGGTACACAAAAGCAGCGCCGATTTCAGAACATGCTTATGAAGCATGGTTTGCGCAAATTGAAAATTCTCAAGCACAAGCAGTAATTTATTCGTCAGATAAATGGAATATTCAAATTGTGTATGATAAATTTATAATAATGGGTTTCACAAAAGAAGCGTTATCAACACAACGGGTGCTACAACCAGGCAATTATGATTTTGGTACATATCAAATTATAGTTCATGATGAAATTGCGCATGAGGACTTCCCATTAGCAATACGAACCAGACAACCTGGAGACCGCTTTGTATTGCCCAACTTAGAAGGCCATCAGAAAGTCAATCGCTTGATGATCAACCGCAAAGTTCCGAAATACGAACGTGAGCGGTTGCCCATATTGCTGAATAAACAAGGGGAGATTATCGCAGTGGGTACATTGTACACTGCACCGAAATACGAAGGGAAATTAGAGATAATAAAAATAGGAGTGTAG
- a CDS encoding S1 domain-containing RNA-binding protein, with amino-acid sequence MSIEVGSKLKGKVTGIKKFGAFVELPEGKSGLVHISEVADNYVENVEDHLSVGDEVEVKVLSVADDGKISLSIKKAKDRPKRQHHRGGGHGHGKPAHNKPEDFEKKLSNFLKDSEEKMTSIKRQAESRRGGRGSRR; translated from the coding sequence ATGTCAATCGAAGTAGGAAGCAAGCTTAAAGGGAAAGTCACTGGTATCAAGAAATTTGGTGCGTTTGTAGAATTGCCTGAAGGGAAAAGTGGCTTAGTTCACATCAGTGAAGTTGCAGACAATTATGTTGAAAATGTAGAGGATCACTTGTCTGTTGGAGATGAAGTAGAAGTTAAGGTACTATCTGTTGCTGACGACGGCAAGATTAGTCTTTCAATTAAAAAAGCGAAAGATCGTCCAAAAAGACAACATCATAGAGGCGGCGGCCATGGTCATGGCAAACCTGCGCACAACAAACCAGAGGACTTTGAAAAGAAATTAAGCAACTTCTTAAAAGATAGCGAAGAGAAAATGACGTCTATCAAACGCCAAGCTGAATCACGCCGCGGCGGAAGAGGTTCAAGACGATAA
- a CDS encoding septum formation initiator family protein, which yields MNRKVEHMENRYIENENRKKKQREMKKRVVKRRIMLFAGILLAIIIVLSIMVISQTKSNADDAKERKAKEEKFQKQQDEEIALKEQLNNLNNKEYIEKVARDDYYLSNDGEVIFKLPEDKKKDKK from the coding sequence ATGAATAGAAAAGTAGAGCATATGGAAAACAGATATATTGAAAATGAAAACCGCAAGAAAAAGCAGCGCGAAATGAAAAAGCGCGTGGTTAAACGTCGTATTATGCTCTTTGCGGGAATTTTGCTCGCAATTATCATTGTCCTTTCTATTATGGTTATCTCTCAAACCAAAAGTAATGCAGATGATGCAAAAGAACGTAAAGCGAAAGAAGAAAAGTTCCAAAAACAACAAGATGAAGAAATTGCGTTGAAGGAACAGCTGAACAATTTGAATAACAAAGAATATATTGAGAAAGTCGCACGAGATGATTACTATTTAAGCAACGATGGAGAAGTGATATTCAAGCTTCCTGAAGATAAGAAAAAAGACAAAAAGTAG
- a CDS encoding RNA-binding S4 domain-containing protein, whose product MRLDKYLKVSRLIKRRTLAKEVSDQGRVQVNGNTAKAGTDVKIGDEIVIRFGQRVITIHVTGLSEHASKENAKGMYELVKEERINEND is encoded by the coding sequence GTGAGATTAGACAAATATTTAAAAGTATCTCGTTTAATCAAACGCCGTACTTTAGCGAAAGAAGTCAGCGACCAAGGACGTGTGCAGGTCAACGGCAATACAGCTAAAGCAGGTACGGATGTCAAAATCGGTGATGAAATTGTCATTCGTTTCGGGCAACGTGTGATTACTATTCATGTCACTGGATTAAGCGAACATGCATCGAAAGAAAATGCGAAAGGCATGTATGAATTAGTAAAAGAAGAGCGTATTAATGAGAATGACTAA
- a CDS encoding MazG nucleotide pyrophosphohydrolase domain-containing protein, with translation MSHTITIAGLGNYGLDEMPLGIYNYLTKQTHIYARTLSHPVVKALQEQAAQLQWTSFDEVYEDNDAFSNVYQTIVDQLIAAAQKEDIVYVVPGHPRVAETTTALLTAYAQQHDDIKVEVLGGKSFIDDVFEAVKVDPNEGFTLLDGTALNANQLNIRTHTLITQVFSAMTAGDLKLTLMERYADDYLVYIVDGARNTGATVIETPLYELDHHDVFSNLTSVFLPRVEDEALMHRDFDYATEVIDTLVDDEKGCPWDKVQTHETLKRYLLEETFELFEAIDHEDDWHMIEELGDILLQVLLHASIGKKEGYIDISEVVESLNDKMIRRHPHVFGSENAENIDDLKAIWSNAKAKEGKTPRVKFEKVFADHFMALYDEVKNKDYDEAQLKAFLQQKEGE, from the coding sequence ATGAGTCATACCATTACAATTGCAGGTTTAGGCAACTATGGATTAGATGAGATGCCATTAGGCATTTATAATTATTTAACAAAGCAAACACATATTTATGCACGTACACTGTCGCATCCGGTTGTCAAAGCGCTGCAAGAACAAGCCGCACAATTGCAGTGGACAAGCTTTGATGAAGTATATGAAGATAATGATGCTTTCAGCAATGTCTATCAAACGATTGTTGACCAATTGATTGCTGCGGCACAAAAAGAAGATATTGTCTATGTTGTACCCGGTCATCCGCGTGTAGCAGAAACTACAACTGCATTGCTGACGGCGTATGCACAACAACACGATGATATAAAAGTCGAAGTGTTAGGTGGCAAAAGTTTTATTGATGATGTGTTTGAAGCAGTGAAAGTTGATCCGAATGAAGGCTTTACTTTATTAGACGGTACAGCGTTAAATGCGAACCAATTGAATATTCGTACACACACATTGATTACACAAGTGTTCAGTGCGATGACTGCAGGAGATTTGAAATTAACATTGATGGAACGCTATGCCGATGATTACCTAGTATACATCGTAGACGGTGCACGTAATACAGGGGCAACGGTAATCGAAACACCTTTATATGAATTGGATCATCACGATGTATTCAGTAATTTAACGAGTGTGTTCTTGCCGCGTGTTGAAGATGAGGCGCTGATGCACCGCGACTTTGATTATGCGACAGAAGTGATTGATACATTAGTGGATGATGAAAAAGGCTGTCCATGGGATAAAGTGCAGACGCATGAAACACTGAAACGTTATCTGTTAGAAGAGACTTTTGAGTTGTTTGAAGCGATTGATCATGAAGATGATTGGCATATGATAGAAGAACTTGGCGATATCTTATTGCAAGTCTTGCTGCATGCAAGTATCGGCAAAAAAGAAGGTTATATCGATATCAGCGAAGTAGTTGAAAGTTTGAATGATAAAATGATTCGACGCCATCCGCATGTATTCGGAAGTGAAAATGCGGAAAATATCGATGATTTAAAAGCAATATGGTCTAATGCAAAAGCAAAAGAAGGCAAAACACCGCGCGTAAAATTTGAGAAAGTATTTGCAGACCATTTTATGGCGTTGTATGATGAAGTCAAAAATAAAGACTATGATGAGGCACAGTTGAAGGCCTTTTTACAACAGAAAGAAGGGGAATAA
- a CDS encoding polysaccharide biosynthesis protein, producing the protein MKRKSAFSGVIILTLALIAVKVLSAIYRVPYQNVLGDAGLYAYQQVYPFLSLATILSMNAIPSAVTQNFRAHATAKRMSHAMIWIQGTCFVLFVLICLGAPVIAHIMGDQHLTPMIRMASCSFLVVGCLGVLRGSFQARQQMEYPAYSQVIEQIVRVGIILVMIAVFALYDWSIYQVGKWSILASGLGFLAATVFLSWKRPFGFQWTWREATMPKAVWSRLAAAIIIFSVSHLIVTTWQLMDSFSVIRTLQHYGLSFHEAIVQKGIYDRGASFIQIGLIVTTTFCFVLIPLLTNAFSERRFERMNRYADATLKITVTISVAAGVGLMNLLPIMNRVFFKNDVLTVTLVIYMITVICVSLIMVNIALLEVREQSRLILFAFAIGAVIKLGLNILLIPKIGIVGASISTVSSLCLFACVLQYRTLKFYRLRNMSYFVWKLAAAMLAMTVAVQAVMYLWPAGGRLIGMAELLSAAAAGVIVVIAAIVYLNLLTYRELQHMPFGHKLYRIKKGRKS; encoded by the coding sequence ATGAAGCGTAAATCAGCATTCAGCGGCGTCATTATTTTGACTTTAGCTTTGATTGCAGTGAAAGTTCTGAGTGCGATTTATCGTGTACCGTACCAAAACGTATTAGGCGATGCAGGGCTTTATGCTTATCAGCAAGTGTATCCTTTTTTGTCGCTTGCGACGATATTATCTATGAATGCGATACCGAGTGCAGTCACGCAAAATTTCAGGGCGCATGCGACAGCGAAGCGGATGAGTCATGCGATGATTTGGATTCAGGGCACATGTTTTGTGCTGTTCGTACTGATTTGTCTTGGCGCACCTGTGATTGCGCATATTATGGGTGATCAGCATTTAACACCGATGATTCGTATGGCCAGCTGTAGCTTTTTAGTTGTCGGCTGCCTAGGTGTTTTGCGCGGCAGTTTCCAAGCAAGACAGCAAATGGAATACCCGGCTTACTCTCAAGTTATCGAGCAAATTGTACGTGTAGGCATTATCTTGGTAATGATTGCAGTGTTTGCACTGTATGATTGGTCGATTTATCAAGTAGGCAAATGGTCGATTTTAGCATCTGGACTTGGTTTCTTAGCCGCAACAGTCTTTTTGAGCTGGAAACGTCCGTTTGGTTTTCAATGGACGTGGCGCGAAGCAACGATGCCAAAAGCGGTTTGGAGCCGTTTAGCCGCTGCGATTATTATCTTTTCAGTCAGTCACTTGATTGTGACGACATGGCAGTTGATGGATAGTTTCTCGGTTATCCGCACATTGCAGCATTACGGCTTGTCGTTTCATGAAGCAATTGTCCAAAAAGGCATATACGATCGCGGGGCATCTTTTATCCAAATCGGTTTGATTGTAACGACAACGTTTTGTTTTGTGTTGATTCCGTTGTTAACCAACGCTTTTTCAGAACGGCGTTTTGAACGTATGAACCGCTATGCGGATGCGACGTTGAAAATCACGGTTACAATCAGTGTTGCAGCGGGTGTCGGTTTAATGAATCTATTACCGATTATGAACCGTGTCTTCTTTAAAAATGATGTTTTAACAGTAACATTAGTAATTTATATGATTACGGTGATATGTGTATCTCTGATTATGGTGAATATTGCATTGTTGGAAGTACGGGAACAATCTCGTTTGATTCTCTTTGCATTTGCGATAGGAGCAGTTATAAAATTAGGATTGAACATTCTATTGATACCTAAGATCGGTATTGTCGGCGCAAGTATCAGTACTGTAAGTTCGCTATGCTTATTTGCTTGTGTCTTGCAGTATCGGACATTGAAGTTTTATCGTTTGCGCAATATGTCGTACTTTGTATGGAAACTTGCGGCTGCGATGTTGGCAATGACTGTTGCAGTACAAGCGGTGATGTATCTATGGCCGGCAGGCGGTCGTTTGATAGGTATGGCAGAGCTGCTGTCGGCAGCGGCTGCAGGTGTCATTGTGGTGATAGCTGCTATTGTGTATTTAAACTTATTAACGTATCGAGAGTTGCAGCATATGCCGTTCGGACATAAATTGTATCGCATAAAGAAAGGACGAAAATCATGA